A region of Nerophis ophidion isolate RoL-2023_Sa linkage group LG28, RoL_Noph_v1.0, whole genome shotgun sequence DNA encodes the following proteins:
- the camk2a gene encoding calcium/calmodulin-dependent protein kinase type II subunit alpha isoform X2 — translation MSSGVSKVGFVSWGMSCLLSFVSCPQACPQVCPVCPPPPGVILYILLVGYPPFWDEDQHRLYQQIKAGAYDFPSPEWDTVTPEAKDLINKMLTINPAKRISAAEALKHPWISHRSTVASCMHRQETVECLKKFNARRKLKGAILTTMLATRNFSGGKSGGNKKTDGVKESSESTNTTIEDEDTRVRKQDIIKVTEMLIEAISNGDFESYTKMCDPAVTAFEPEALGNLVEGLDFHRFYFENLWSKNSKPVHTTILNPHIHLVGEEAACIAYIRVTQYIDANGTPRTVQSEETRVWHRRDGKWQIVHFHRSGSASTLSN, via the exons ATGTCCTCTGGTGTGTCTAAAGTAGGATTTGTCTCCTGGGGCATGTCCTGTCTCCTCAGCTTTGTCTCATGTCCTCAGGCCTGTCCTCAG GTGTGTCctgtgtgtcccccccccccaggtGTGATCCTCTACATCCTGCTGGTGGGCTACCCCCCGTTCTGGGATGAAGATCAGCACCGTCTGTACCAGCAGATCAAGGCGGGAGCGTACGAC TTCCCGTCCCCCGAGTGGGACACGGTGACCCCGGAGGCCAAGGATCTCATCAACAAGATGCTGACCATCAACCCGGCCAAGCGCATCTCGGCGGCGGAGGCGCTCAAACACCCGTGGATCTCG CATCGCTCCACGGTGGCGTCCTGCATGCACAGGCAGGAGACGGTGGAGTGTCTGAAGAAGTTCAACGCCCGACGCAAACTCAAG GGAGCCATCTTGACCACCATGTTGGCCACCAGGAACTTCTCAG GAGGAAAGAGCGGCGGCAACAAGAAAACCGACGGCGTCAAG GAGTCCTCCGAGAGCACAAACACAACCATCGAGGACGAGGACACCAGAG tgaGGAAGCAAGACATCATCAAAGTGACGGAGATGCTAATCGAGGCCATCAGTAACGGTGACTTTGAGAGTTACAC AAAAATGTGCGACCCGGCCGTGACGGCGTTTGAACCCGAAGCTTTGGGGAACCTGGTCGAAGGGTTGGATTTCcatcgcttttattttgaaaacc tgtggtCGAAGAACAGCAAACCGGTGCACACCACCATCTTGAACCCTCACATCCACCTGGTGGGGGAGGAGGCGGCGTGCATCGCTTACATCCGCGTGACGCAGTACATCGACGCCAACGGGACGCCACGCACCGTCCAATCAGAGGAGACCCGGGTGTGGCACCGCCGTGACGGGAAGTGGCAGATTGTCCACTTTCATCGCTCAGGCTCCGCCTCCACGCTCAGCAA
- the camk2a gene encoding calcium/calmodulin-dependent protein kinase type II subunit alpha isoform X1: MATVICTRFTEEYQLYEELGKGAFSVVRRCVKVLSGQEYAAKIINTKKLSARDHQKLDREARICRLLKHPNIVRLHDSISEEAHHYLIFDLVTGGELFEDIVAREYYSEADASHCIQQILEAVLHCHQMGVVHRDLKPENLLLASKSKGAAVKLADFGLAIEVEGEQQAWFGFAGTPGYLSPEVLRKDPYGKAVDLWACGVILYILLVGYPPFWDEDQHRLYQQIKAGAYDFPSPEWDTVTPEAKDLINKMLTINPAKRISAAEALKHPWISHRSTVASCMHRQETVECLKKFNARRKLKGAILTTMLATRNFSGGKSGGNKKTDGVKESSESTNTTIEDEDTRVRKQDIIKVTEMLIEAISNGDFESYTKMCDPAVTAFEPEALGNLVEGLDFHRFYFENLWSKNSKPVHTTILNPHIHLVGEEAACIAYIRVTQYIDANGTPRTVQSEETRVWHRRDGKWQIVHFHRSGSASTLSN; this comes from the exons ATGGCAACGGTCATCTGCACTCGCTTCACGGAGGAGTACCAACTGTACGAGGAGCTGGGCAA GGGCGCTTTCTCTGTGGTGCGTCGCTGTGTCAAAGTACTGTCGGGTCAGGAGTACGCCGCCAAGATCATCAACACCAAGAAACTCTCCGCTCGAG ATCATCAGAAGTTGGACCGGGAAGCTCGAATCTGTCGTTTACTGAAGCACCCGAACATCg TGCGTCTCCACGACAGCATCTCCGAGGAGGCTCACCATTACCTCATCTTCGACTT GGTGACAGGTGGCGAGCTGTTTGAGGACATTGTAGCCCGGGAATATTACAGCGAAGCCGATGCTAG TCATTGTATCCAACAGATCTTGGAGGCGGTGCTCCACTGTCACCAGATGGGCGTGGTCCACCGAGACCTGAAG CCGGAGAACCTGCTTCTCGCCTCCAAGTCCAAAGGCGCCGCCGTCAAATTGGCCGACTTCGGTCTCGCCATCGAGGTGGAGGGCGAGCAGCAGGCGTGGTTTG gTTTCGCGGGGACTCCCGGGTATCTTTCCCCCGAGGTCCTGAGGAAGGACCCCTACGGGAAAGCGGTGGACTTGTGGGCCTGTG gtGTGATCCTCTACATCCTGCTGGTGGGCTACCCCCCGTTCTGGGATGAAGATCAGCACCGTCTGTACCAGCAGATCAAGGCGGGAGCGTACGAC TTCCCGTCCCCCGAGTGGGACACGGTGACCCCGGAGGCCAAGGATCTCATCAACAAGATGCTGACCATCAACCCGGCCAAGCGCATCTCGGCGGCGGAGGCGCTCAAACACCCGTGGATCTCG CATCGCTCCACGGTGGCGTCCTGCATGCACAGGCAGGAGACGGTGGAGTGTCTGAAGAAGTTCAACGCCCGACGCAAACTCAAG GGAGCCATCTTGACCACCATGTTGGCCACCAGGAACTTCTCAG GAGGAAAGAGCGGCGGCAACAAGAAAACCGACGGCGTCAAG GAGTCCTCCGAGAGCACAAACACAACCATCGAGGACGAGGACACCAGAG tgaGGAAGCAAGACATCATCAAAGTGACGGAGATGCTAATCGAGGCCATCAGTAACGGTGACTTTGAGAGTTACAC AAAAATGTGCGACCCGGCCGTGACGGCGTTTGAACCCGAAGCTTTGGGGAACCTGGTCGAAGGGTTGGATTTCcatcgcttttattttgaaaacc tgtggtCGAAGAACAGCAAACCGGTGCACACCACCATCTTGAACCCTCACATCCACCTGGTGGGGGAGGAGGCGGCGTGCATCGCTTACATCCGCGTGACGCAGTACATCGACGCCAACGGGACGCCACGCACCGTCCAATCAGAGGAGACCCGGGTGTGGCACCGCCGTGACGGGAAGTGGCAGATTGTCCACTTTCATCGCTCAGGCTCCGCCTCCACGCTCAGCAA
- the camk2a gene encoding calcium/calmodulin-dependent protein kinase type II subunit alpha isoform X3, with protein MSSGLSSGVILYILLVGYPPFWDEDQHRLYQQIKAGAYDFPSPEWDTVTPEAKDLINKMLTINPAKRISAAEALKHPWISHRSTVASCMHRQETVECLKKFNARRKLKGAILTTMLATRNFSGGKSGGNKKTDGVKESSESTNTTIEDEDTRVRKQDIIKVTEMLIEAISNGDFESYTKMCDPAVTAFEPEALGNLVEGLDFHRFYFENLWSKNSKPVHTTILNPHIHLVGEEAACIAYIRVTQYIDANGTPRTVQSEETRVWHRRDGKWQIVHFHRSGSASTLSN; from the exons ATGTCCTCAGGCCTGTCCTCAG gtGTGATCCTCTACATCCTGCTGGTGGGCTACCCCCCGTTCTGGGATGAAGATCAGCACCGTCTGTACCAGCAGATCAAGGCGGGAGCGTACGAC TTCCCGTCCCCCGAGTGGGACACGGTGACCCCGGAGGCCAAGGATCTCATCAACAAGATGCTGACCATCAACCCGGCCAAGCGCATCTCGGCGGCGGAGGCGCTCAAACACCCGTGGATCTCG CATCGCTCCACGGTGGCGTCCTGCATGCACAGGCAGGAGACGGTGGAGTGTCTGAAGAAGTTCAACGCCCGACGCAAACTCAAG GGAGCCATCTTGACCACCATGTTGGCCACCAGGAACTTCTCAG GAGGAAAGAGCGGCGGCAACAAGAAAACCGACGGCGTCAAG GAGTCCTCCGAGAGCACAAACACAACCATCGAGGACGAGGACACCAGAG tgaGGAAGCAAGACATCATCAAAGTGACGGAGATGCTAATCGAGGCCATCAGTAACGGTGACTTTGAGAGTTACAC AAAAATGTGCGACCCGGCCGTGACGGCGTTTGAACCCGAAGCTTTGGGGAACCTGGTCGAAGGGTTGGATTTCcatcgcttttattttgaaaacc tgtggtCGAAGAACAGCAAACCGGTGCACACCACCATCTTGAACCCTCACATCCACCTGGTGGGGGAGGAGGCGGCGTGCATCGCTTACATCCGCGTGACGCAGTACATCGACGCCAACGGGACGCCACGCACCGTCCAATCAGAGGAGACCCGGGTGTGGCACCGCCGTGACGGGAAGTGGCAGATTGTCCACTTTCATCGCTCAGGCTCCGCCTCCACGCTCAGCAA